In Salarias fasciatus chromosome 4, fSalaFa1.1, whole genome shotgun sequence, the DNA window CACAGCGATGGCTCGAACGCGGGATGAGGAAGCTACACTGGAACCCTTTTGAGCTGAGTGGATGATACaacttttgcaaaaaaaaagtcatgaagaAAAGACGAACACTTCCTCCTCAGTCCCAGCCGTTGTCCTTTATCATGTGGGACAGCTCGATGATGTACTTCCCCTCCTTGTACTTCTGACTCAGCTCAAAAGCCTGTTCCTGCAGAAGAAAATGACATAGAAATTACATAAAAATTACAAAGAGAAAATGGTGTGTGGGTGGTAGCAAATGCTTGCTTTTTTGGATGGGCATGCTTACATATTTCCAGCCCAGTGTGGTGTGACAGTTTTCACAGTAGATGTCGGCCACTGCGTGCAGCCctgtgagcagcagcctctcctctGCGGGACCACAGCCAACGTTGACCCTGAAAGCAACAGTGCAGTATCGTCACATAAGAGCTGCTCTCTGAATCCCAGAAGGCTTCACAATAAGTACAATGCCCTCTTTAGCTCGTATTGACAAACTGCTGGGGCTATACTTTAATTTCAAATGGAAATACTGCAACACTTTTCAATGGGCAAAGCCTCCCCTGAGCCGTTAATGATTTTTGTGAAGGGATGCTGCCAATTAAAAGCCAAATTCATGTTGATTCATGACCCAGTGACCCAGGAGAAACCATGAATCTACAGACTCCCCTGCAACTTCAAGGTCTAATCTGGAGCAAATTAAATATTCCATCGACAATGTGTGTCTGTATACAGATATCTGAAACTAggctgggaggaaaaaaagagataaactTCCGCAATGTTGCTTTTGTGGAGCTGTGATTGCAAGAAATCTTCAGGGAAACTTTGATAAGTACAATGTGACAACATGTGGAAAAcgttttaaataaaacactcacacagagtTGAAGAGGTAGGCTCGGCCCTGGCTGCCTTGAAAAGACTGGAACACAAAAGGGGCAGAAAGAGCAAAAATTAACTTAACACGTTGACTTAAAGGAAAACACGACGTCGACTCTAAATTTCTCTGATTTGTTTTGGGAGTGGGTTTTCCACTTTGTCTGATCACTGGGCGGTGAAGTCGTGTCCGAGCCACCTGATATgatcaaacacaacaacaaagcctgGCAGCACACTGACCTTGGAGATAAGATCGTCATGGTTGGCCAGATGGGCGCGGCAGTGCACACAGCTGTAACGGCGGTGGCAGGAGTCCAGGTAGGCCTGGAACGTCTTGGCCTTTGTCAGCTTCACCATATCTGAATGTGACGTGtttggaaagaagaaaaatggcCATTTATTTTTAGACTTGGCTCAGTGATCTCCAGCACTTCTttgaaaaaacacagacactgcTGATGACTTGTAGACTTTAAAAAAGAGTTTATAAGCTCCATCTtatgtacattttattttttaaacttgtatCTTGGGTTTATGAGTTGTGTTGGACTTCAGAATAGTCCTGCTGCGCTAACAAAGCTCAGTAAGTAGTAACTACTTTGAAGCTATTTGTGCATGATGACTTTTTCTGTCTCAAATTCTGAAAACCCAATGCTGCAGATTTACCAAATTATGGTTTACAtaggaggaaacaggagattAGGTTCTTTTGAACCTTCCGTGCTCAGCTCTATgtaaaattaattatttttgctttttccccCTCAAAATTAGCCCAAGT includes these proteins:
- the ypel3 gene encoding protein yippee-like 3, with amino-acid sequence MVKLTKAKTFQAYLDSCHRRYSCVHCRAHLANHDDLISKSFQGSQGRAYLFNSVVNVGCGPAEERLLLTGLHAVADIYCENCHTTLGWKYEQAFELSQKYKEGKYIIELSHMIKDNGWD